The sequence AGTACTCAATAATAAATCTTTTCTCTGTAAAACACATCCATGGCTGGAAAAAGTTTGTATGCTCATCTTCTGTGCAATCCAAGAATACTTTTGCAAGAGCGGAAAATATAGTCAAGTTGTGCAATTGATACATGATTTTTTGCAAGAATCTTGTTAAAAAAGTCTGTTGAAATCAcagcttttcctccttcttGCTTGAGCTTAGCTATGACTACTTCAGTCCTGCAAGCTGAAGAAGTGAAAGTTTTGTAAACAAAGAACTCCTACAGCAGGATGCGCATGAAGATGGCAGTTGTGTAATGAAGCAATTTGCCACAACTGCTTACAGGCCAAAATGAGATGAACAGCAGGCAATGTAAACATAACTGCTGGATGTGTTTTATGTCAGCAAATACTTGCATGTGGTACCTGACTCGTATAAAGGGAACCCCTCTTCATCTCTCATCAATAGCAGTATCACTCATTTCTGATACTGCCTGGAGCTGGTCCTTGGAAGAGAACAGAACTGCTAGTGAGCCTAATAAGAAACAGTAAAACTGGAGGAAATGAGGTGATGCTAGCAGAAGGCAGAAGAGCTAAACTTGGACCCTGAAGTTACATAAAGTTTTTATCTGTGTTGTACCTTATTACCCTTTCTGACTGCTTACTTTGGGAGCACATTAGCTGACGTGCAGCAACCTTGTGAGAGGGAGCTGCTCTCCATTCTGCAGGCTCACTGAGGCGCTGCTGTCGTCCCACTGATTTAAAGGGAATGGCGTTTCACAGAAGAATTTAATACGTTTTTCAAGTACTGGGCAGTTTTGCTTGTAGCCTTGAATTCTGAATAGATTTCTGGAAGGTTTGCTTCTTCCAGTCTTACTGCTTAAGCtaatctgcttttgtttgtttgtttttctttctctttttatttagaTGAGATATCCTTGGAGCAGcgaaatttttcctttttctcaatGGACTCAAAGGTGCACCAAAGCATATCAGGCAGCACAACACAAATGGCCTTAGCAAAAAGTACTTTGGAGTCCCaagaaagtaattttcttcaaaCGTTTTTATCATCAGTTACCACTCCCATTGATGTGACTTCATTTAACCAAGAAGAAATGGTCAGAATTTCAGAAGGGAGAAGTACACCATTGATAAATTTCTCCGTAACAAGCAGTGAGGCATTCTTAAGTGACGACAAATTTATTAGCCCATTTCCAAAGGTGCAGTGGACTCCTCCACTGAAGTCTTCTGCAATTTTAACAGATCATCACTCAGTTAATACAGCAGAGCTACCAAGAGAAACATTAGAAACTCCGTTACTAACACCTTCATTATCTGTCTTTTCTTCACCATACGACATCTTGagaacagcacagcagaagacTCCACTGAGTGCTGTCCTTGATTATAGTACCAGTCTCACAGAGTTGGAGCCTTTTGTACCAGACAGTGGAATACTGACTGCAAGCAGACACTTGCCATTGCACCCATCAGATACAGGTATTTATTTCACTCCCTTTCCTTCCGAGAAGGCAGATGCAATGTGGGAAAACATAAACAGAAGTGTAACATCTCTTCCTTCTGGGGCCACTTCAGAGGGGTCACCTATCCATCTCAAGCTGCTGGGTGAAAATAGCCATGCTGCAGCAGGTGCTACAGCACAAAGTGGTGACATTTACACCAGTAGGAGTAGCAGGGCAACAGAAGCTGTCAGTATAAGAACTGACCCTGCTCCAAGTATTCCCTGGGCCACAGTTGCTGCAACAGCCAGTGCTGagtctgctttgttttccatcaGTCTTCCATTTGCAGCTTTCCCAGGTGACTCGGCTGCCATGTCCACCTACTCTGATACAGTTTTCAATGCCGGCTTGTTTACACAGAAGTTCTCTAGTACAGCACCAAATTTGCCTGCTGATTCGGAAATACCAAGTCAATCTGAGCTTGATAGTGAGCTCATAAGCCCAGTGCCTTTCACAAGATCGTACAGTTCCTGTTTATATTGTGactctgtttctcttctgccaGAAGCAGGATTTTCTCCAGAACATGATGTGGGCTCAGGTGATTATGCTGAAACTCTGTCATTCACAGCCTCTGAAGTACAAGGCATAACTCTGTCTACAACTGTAATTGCCGACAAATATGAGTTAGAAGAGCCTACACCTGAGGTATTTGATACTTCTTTTCCATCAAGACcagttgtttcattttcttcaagatttGCAGAAATCCCTGCttcaagtttgtttttattgagcACTGTGGACACTGCTCTTGATGACAGAAAACCTGCGAGCTCTCCTTCTTACCATGAGCTGCTCAGTGAAACCTCACTGGACATCTCTGCTGTCCAGTTTTCCCTGCCTGTCACAGGAACTGTGTCACTGGCACCAAACACTCATGTAGAGCATCCTGCTACCAGCAGTGTTCTGTTGGAGTCTGTGACCATCGCAAGCCACGCAGTTGCATCACTTGCAGTCAGCCCCACAACTTGGCTGGAGTCACCAGAACTTAAGCCATCagaatctgtatttttatttgataaGATATCTACAAGGGAAGAGCtgtctttaaatatttcagatttttcgCCCAAACTTTTATCAACACCATTTCTGATTGAACCTAGCTACTTACTTCTGTCATCAGCCGTGCTAACTTCTCACTCTGTCATGCAGAGTGATTTCTCAACACTGTTACCTCAGACCTTGTTGAGTGGAACACCAGTACTTTCTGAGGATGTTTCCAGCTGGGACTTAGCTACCGCTGTCAGCTCTGCCACTGACTCTGAgctgtctttgttttctgtcgGGCAAACCTCGTACTTTTATTCAAATACATTCTCTGTTCCAGGTGTGTATGTACCTGAAATAATGCCATCATCAAGTTTTCTTTCCAACTCGTCTGTGTTTCTGGAATCACCATCAGTATTGCTGGTGGGATCCGAAGCCATGTTTACCTCAGTTGTACCAGGAGCTACCTCTCAGTTAGagccttccccttcctccttgCAGTCCGTGGCTCCCACCCTGGTGCTGCCCTCTTCTGACACCGGGCCTCTTAGAAGCAGCGTCCTGCTTGATGAGACAAATCTGATCTCTGTGTTTACTACCTTCCCGACAACTCCTGTCTTAAATGTGTCTTCATCTCTGCTCTCAACTGGTCTGGCTTCGGATGAGGATATTGGTGCTACAGTTAAGGCCACGCTGCTTTTAACATCCCTCAGCGAGAGCAGCGCTCACACAACAGCCCTTATGACCACAGACCCTGGCGGCCCGACGCAGCATGCTGATGCCAGCAGCATTCTCCCCTCTCCTACAGAATCTCTGTCTGTGACCACATTGTTTGTTCCCACACAATTTCCCTCGACTTCCCTCCCCCCCACGGGGTACGACGTTCCAACGGGAGCTGATGATGCTGACACATCAGTTGCTGCCAGCACCATCCCCACCACCACTGCCACCAGCACCACAAGCAGTTCTGGTgtttcctcctcccctcctctgCTGACCTCCACTCGCCCTGGAGCCGCCATCCTCCCCTCTGCCACCAGCACCACCAGGCAGCCCTACGTCTGTGACATCGCGATTCCTGACACGTACCTCGTCACTGCTGGTGAGAGGCCACCAAcgtctttgtttcattttcagaaaccACTGTGTTGTGAGCCCGTAGTTAAAGTGCAGATGTTGAGTTGGCTACTTGGGTAAATCAGAGAAATGTGTAAAATTTAGTCAAGTAGTTGTAAATCCATGGATCTTTTCAATATAGTAGAATTCACTTGAAGGGAAATTGCTAGGCCAGTGAATTACATGTACCTGGCGCAGTGAATGAAGCTGTGTTTTAACACTGCTGATGTGTTTGTATAAGTACATATATTTGAGGCTACTTTTTAATTTGATtgcctgaaaacaaacattattCTCATAGTAACATTCTGCAAATGATTGTTCTGAATTTCTCCTTGGTGTTGACACTGTTGCAAATAGCCCAGGTGTGAGATGTTTTAATATGAAAGAGGAAATTTGGCTTAAAGAATATTTTGGATTTTGTTATTGCTTTTATCATTTTACTTGCTTATGTTTGTATTTTCCCTCATCTCCTACTTGCTTCAGTTGGATTTGGCATGGTTTTaaccagaagaaaatacattagtGTGTTTCAGAACCAATTGTCTCAGCATGtgtttttgcttctttggtGTTTTCCTACCTTCTCCTGGCTTGCACCAGAGGACTAACCAAGGGCAACTGTAGAAATGCTGCATACTCTGTGGTAATCAATGCATTTTGCCCTTAAGTTTTGTTGTAATGTGGAAAGCAGAGTGATAATTATCTTATTCTCCAGATATGAAGGTGAGCTGACTGCTGGTGAGaaggaagatttattttaacCTATAATTTGAGTAGTTCAGTAGACAATTTACTGATGGAAAATAGATGCAGAATGACAGTGTCACACTTCTCAGTTGTTTCCTTGTGCTCAGTTACAGTCTCAAGCAGACACAACATCCATAAGGGCGTGGGGGTTTTGGAGCAGTTTCTTAGTGGATATCCCTTTCAGTAACCAAAGACACGTTTGTTTATTTACATTTAAGAGAAAAGTAGATGCATAtttgctgtggctttttttctgacttcatcTGCATTCCATGCATTGCCTACAAAACTTAAACTGTGTTATGACAGCAGTCTCATTGTGGTTGCAGACCAGACCAATTGCTGCAAGTTTCAGACCCTATTTGAATGCTTGGGTGATTCTTAAGAAGGTTCCTTGTCTAGAATACTAAAGACATTAGATATTgacaaaaatgagaagaaataaaccGGTAGTTTCTTAAACTGTATTCAGTTGCTTTTTAGGATATAGTCACACCTTTGCCTATTTCCTTGTCTTACTTGTCTGACACAGTTGatctcatttctgctttttcatgcATTACACTAttgaaaatgcagctttgagaTGAAGCCCAAGAGGTGAAGCTAAAGTATACTTACTGACTGACATTAATTTCCAGTGCTGGCCCGAAGAGCTATTCTCCAAAACGTCAGTGAATCCATCAGAGAAGTGCTCAGAGCTCAGTTCAGGCGATCAGTAGAGCTAGAGGTAAGTGGCATGAAATGTACAAGCACTCTTTGATTAATATAGTACAATAGTGGTTTTAGTTCACAGGCTAAACTAGTAAttcaaaaataatgcttctgaTGCTAAACCACAGAGAGGTTTATTTCAACTTAAACATTAACTTTTGTTTTAATGCGAGTATGAcatccaaattttttttttaacttttagaatgtgatttattttctaaggcagacttttcttgtttttgccATAGCTGAGCAAGCAGTTTCCTGACTCCGCTCCTCACCTGCTCTGACTTGTGAGGTGAAACTGAGCTGAAAAGCTTTTACTGTACTAAAGTATGTTTTGCTTCTCCTGCTAGTTGATTATATGCTTTATGCCTTAAGCAAAGCAAGCCCTTCTCCACTGCCTCGTGCTGTCTTATCTTGTAACTGAGGTCATCAGCACTTACAGAGAAAGCGGTGGGATCTCATATGCACAGGGTTTGGCAGATGAGAAAGGCAGGGAAAAAATCAGATGTGCAATGGTAGGATATTATTTTTAAGCCTTCAAATAGGTGTGATTGGAATTTCTCcgctcctctccttcctctacTCACGGAGTAAGGAATTTCTGctctctcatttttgttttgaattcttCCTCTCCACTGATGTTCAAGGAATCTTCTTGGAGCAGTATTTCAGCGTTGTTCCCTAACCTTGAAGTGAGTGCCCATTGAGGTGAGACTTAGGACTCTTCACCCCCCTCTTCCTCGGATCCCCTCTGTCTGAGTGAAAAACAATCACAGAGGTGGTTTAGGGGATCTTTGTCACACACTTCAGTACAGGAGATGAAATTGAATGTTTTAATGACGTTACAGGTTGAGGTGCAGGTTCAGCTTCAATTACAGCGTGTCATTTCTGTGTTGGTCCAGCTGCAATAGCCCAGCACCAAGGCAGTACTTGGTTCTGTGCGTGGTTCCCTCAGGAAGCAGTTTGAACGTTGATCTCTGCGCTTAGAAGGCTGAGTTGTGGTGCCTTTAATTTCTGCTTGCCAGTCTGTGTGGGAAAATGGGTTTTCAACAGCTCTTGCCACAATCACGACACTCAGTAACTAAACAGCTCCTGTCCGTTGTTCGTGAACACGCCTCTCTACTGCTCACTCAGGATAAGTGTGTTGTGAGTTTCTTCCAAACTTCAGCCACTGTGAACTGCCACTGCAGACTTATGTTTCATTTGGGTCCTTTTAGCAATACCTCCTCATAAGCTTCTAAGGTTGtttgttggtgggttttttttttgttttttttgttgtgtgtgtttttggttttttgtgtgtgttttttgggttttttttgtgtttttttgtaaataacatatttttcttctacgTTCTGAAATGCACctttacattttgaaaactaGCATAGTGAAGTAGAAGTTCAAGGTGACCTACTACACTGATATTCAGTGACCTTATACGCCTCAACAGTATGGAAGCATCTCGATAATAGCGTGAATCAGATGAAGTGTGTTGCTAAATATCTGAAGGTTGAGTGGAGCAAACATTAGATATCTTCTTTCCACTttaaatcatttcatttcatgcCCACTGTTGTCTTGCAGAGCTCTCAGTAGGTCATTTTGGCTCTAGGGCTGCTTGCTGGCAACTGCTT is a genomic window of Meleagris gallopavo isolate NT-WF06-2002-E0010 breed Aviagen turkey brand Nicholas breeding stock chromosome 1, Turkey_5.1, whole genome shotgun sequence containing:
- the LOC109363695 gene encoding UPF0606 protein KIAA1549-like; translated protein: MDSKVHQSISGSTTQMALAKSTLESQESNFLQTFLSSVTTPIDVTSFNQEEMVRISEGRSTPLINFSVTSSEAFLSDDKFISPFPKVQWTPPLKSSAILTDHHSVNTAELPRETLETPLLTPSLSVFSSPYDILRTAQQKTPLSAVLDYSTSLTELEPFVPDSGILTASRHLPLHPSDTEAGFSPEHDVGSGDYAETLSFTASEVQGITLSTTVIADKYELEEPTPEVFDTSFPSRPVVSFSSRFAEIPASSLFLLSTVDTALDDRKPASSPSYHELLSETSLDISAVQFSLPVTGTVSLAPNTHVEHPATSSVLLESVTIASHAVASLAVSPTTWLESPELKPSESVFLFDKISTREELSLNISDFSPKLLSTPFLIEPSYLLLSSAVLTSHSVMQSDFSTLLPQTLLSGTPVLSEDVSSWDLATAVSSATDSELSLFSVGQTSYFYSNTFSVPGVYVPEIMPSSSFLSNSSVFLESPSVLLVGSEAMFTSVVPGATSQLEPSPSSLQSVAPTLVLPSSDTGPLRSSVLLDETNLISVFTTFPTTPVLNVSSSLLSTGLASDEDIGATVKATLLLTSLSESSAHTTALMTTDPGGPTQHADASSILPSPTESLSVTTLFVPTQFPSTSLPPTGYDVPTGADDADTSVAASTIPTTTATSTTSSSGVSSSPPLLTSTRPGAAILPSATSTTRQPYVCDIAIPDTYLVTAVLARRAILQNVSESIREVLRAQFRRSVELEVSGMKCTSTL